From the genome of Gracilibacillus salitolerans, one region includes:
- a CDS encoding TetR/AcrR family transcriptional regulator yields the protein MNRRNNAEETKEKIIAVSTRLFIEKGFEKTSIQDISEALGMSKGAIYHHFNSKKDIIDTVRENKANNVEETVEQWLNTIDAQSAKEKLTLLLEKDLADQEVHSLDNVFSTQIKSPDFIVSIMRDSVNASSPVFAKIMKEGNMDGSITTKYPNELAEVFFLLFNIWCDPAIFECDEDQLNRRLQFLHLMMKKMGADIMNEEILRNSEKLLQELYAGDE from the coding sequence ATGAATAGACGAAATAATGCAGAAGAAACGAAAGAAAAGATTATTGCTGTTTCAACCAGGCTTTTCATTGAAAAAGGTTTCGAAAAAACTAGTATACAGGATATTTCTGAGGCGCTCGGAATGTCCAAGGGAGCTATCTATCATCATTTTAACTCGAAAAAAGATATTATTGACACTGTAAGAGAAAATAAAGCGAACAATGTAGAAGAAACTGTTGAACAATGGCTTAATACAATCGATGCACAGTCAGCAAAGGAAAAATTAACACTTCTATTGGAAAAGGATTTAGCAGATCAAGAAGTACATTCACTTGATAATGTTTTTAGTACGCAGATAAAAAGTCCTGATTTTATTGTGTCAATCATGAGGGATTCGGTTAATGCGAGTTCGCCTGTATTTGCAAAGATTATGAAAGAGGGAAATATGGATGGATCCATTACTACCAAATATCCCAATGAATTAGCGGAGGTTTTCTTTTTATTATTCAATATTTGGTGTGATCCGGCAATTTTTGAATGCGACGAGGATCAATTGAATCGACGATTGCAATTTTTGCATTTAATGATGAAAAAGATGGGAGCAGATATTATGAATGAAGAAATTCTTCGAAATTCTGAAAAACTCCTGCAGGAGCTATATGCAGGTGATGAATGA